From Cecembia calidifontis, one genomic window encodes:
- the lpxB gene encoding lipid-A-disaccharide synthase, which produces MRYYLISGERSGDLHASNLIKALKSLDASGSFRGMGGGYSQEVGMELALPYEEVAVMGFWEVVLGFRKILKYLNWIKNDILQFRPDVLILIDFGGFNMKIASWAKEQGIPVHYYIPPKVWAWNQKRVFKIKRFTDQVYCILPFEQDFFNQFGVKAVYVGNPLLDEIAGFEPHPFFHQKNDLNYQPIIALLPGSRKQEVTLMLQIMIKVVRMFPNAQFVVAGVSNLDKVFYQPAIESGIKVIFDQTYDLLHHATAAIVTSGTATLEAALFRVPQLVVYKTSPLSYAIGKKLIKVNFISLVNLIAGKEVVKELIQKDYNVAEVTHQLNLILSNVFHKANILNGYDEVKIKLGKESASMKVARYIFESLQRPTN; this is translated from the coding sequence ATGAGGTATTATTTAATTAGTGGAGAGAGAAGTGGAGATTTACATGCTTCCAATTTGATCAAGGCGCTTAAGTCTTTAGATGCCTCAGGTTCATTTAGAGGGATGGGAGGAGGGTATTCCCAGGAAGTAGGAATGGAATTGGCCTTACCCTATGAGGAAGTTGCTGTAATGGGTTTTTGGGAGGTTGTTCTTGGCTTTAGAAAAATCCTTAAATATCTCAATTGGATAAAAAATGATATTCTCCAATTTCGACCTGATGTTTTGATTTTGATTGATTTTGGAGGATTCAATATGAAAATTGCTTCCTGGGCTAAAGAACAGGGGATCCCTGTACACTATTATATCCCACCAAAAGTCTGGGCTTGGAATCAAAAAAGGGTTTTTAAAATTAAGAGGTTTACAGACCAAGTGTATTGTATTCTTCCTTTTGAACAGGATTTTTTTAATCAATTTGGTGTCAAAGCAGTTTATGTGGGCAATCCGCTTTTGGATGAGATTGCAGGATTTGAACCCCATCCATTTTTTCACCAGAAGAATGACCTGAATTACCAACCGATTATAGCATTGCTGCCTGGAAGCCGGAAACAGGAAGTTACCCTGATGTTGCAAATTATGATAAAAGTAGTCAGGATGTTTCCAAATGCCCAGTTTGTAGTGGCAGGGGTGTCAAATTTAGATAAAGTTTTTTATCAGCCGGCCATAGAATCCGGGATCAAAGTTATTTTTGATCAAACATATGACCTGCTTCATCATGCTACAGCTGCTATTGTAACTTCAGGGACAGCTACTTTAGAAGCTGCTTTATTCAGAGTCCCTCAGCTTGTGGTCTATAAAACAAGTCCTTTGAGTTATGCCATAGGCAAAAAACTTATTAAAGTGAACTTTATTTCATTGGTCAATTTGATTGCTGGGAAAGAGGTAGTCAAGGAATTGATTCAGAAGGATTATAATGTGGCTGAAGTGACCCATCAATTGAATTTGATATTGTCAAACGTGTTCCATAAAGCAAATATTTTAAATGGTTATGATGAGGTTAAGATCAAGTTAGGGAAAGAATCAGCTTCGATGAAGGTAGCACGGTATATTTTCGAATCTTTGCAGCGTCCAACAAACTAG
- a CDS encoding 6-pyruvoyl trahydropterin synthase family protein → MIYVCRKEHFNAAHKLWNPNWTEEKNKEVFGPCANINWHGHNFELIVTVKGLPDPETGFVVDLKELSNLIKKLVIDQVDHRNLNLDVPFMEGKMASCENLVMEFWKILEPAVNEIVPHGKLHKLTLYETPRNFVEYLGE, encoded by the coding sequence ATGATATACGTTTGCAGAAAGGAGCATTTTAATGCTGCGCATAAACTTTGGAATCCCAACTGGACGGAAGAAAAAAACAAAGAGGTATTTGGACCATGTGCCAATATCAACTGGCATGGACATAACTTCGAACTTATCGTAACGGTAAAAGGGCTTCCCGATCCTGAAACAGGTTTTGTGGTCGATTTAAAAGAGTTGAGCAACCTTATCAAGAAATTGGTTATCGATCAAGTAGATCATAGGAATCTCAATCTTGATGTTCCTTTTATGGAAGGAAAAATGGCAAGTTGTGAAAATTTGGTGATGGAATTTTGGAAAATCCTGGAACCGGCTGTCAATGAGATAGTTCCTCATGGGAAGCTGCACAAATTAACGCTTTATGAAACTCCGAGAAATTTTGTGGAGTATCTAGGAGAATAA
- a CDS encoding RagB/SusD family nutrient uptake outer membrane protein — protein sequence MKSFNIFHFLFLFGIGFIFLSCDLEVDPRQNIRTSEALNSPQNLESALNSVYGRLRSVNHYGRDMIALSDALADVGRATNNSGRLVPENNNAVNAHFTPGFWQNAYAAITELNLIIDQLQKGVNGATDNQLAAWEGEAKFLRALFLFDLVKVYAYIPTAIYQEGIVDQGGIPMPITAVFNAEIAQLNQLPRSTISQNYEQIISDLTDAISLLQNSQRPGPQFANTGAAVALLSRVSLYNGNWEIALNTANAALNAPIGQVLSGQDYINGWSSSVHPESMFEVRVQVPGESLGANTSLQATFSTLLQVSNKNIRGGWGDLIPSPIILNFFGLSAFQLGNPATDNNNWDVRRNQDIRSRLYTTGNDQRFSRRQIECIKFLGKNGFDYGDNIPVIRKSEMLLNKAEALYQLGRETEALSELNDFKSLRGLEPVNLTRQQLLDEILLERFKEFAFEGQRFFDLKRYRKNIDKRSYLGPNALVAFEDFRLLAPIPQREVNLNRNLNQNRGY from the coding sequence ATGAAGAGTTTCAATATATTTCATTTTCTTTTTTTGTTTGGAATAGGATTTATCTTTCTTTCCTGTGATCTAGAGGTAGATCCCCGTCAGAACATCCGGACTTCTGAAGCTTTAAATAGCCCGCAAAATTTGGAATCGGCCTTGAATTCAGTCTATGGTAGACTTAGGTCAGTGAATCATTATGGAAGGGATATGATTGCGCTTTCCGATGCATTGGCAGATGTGGGGAGGGCTACCAACAATTCAGGGAGATTGGTGCCAGAGAACAATAATGCGGTAAATGCTCATTTTACGCCCGGGTTTTGGCAAAATGCCTATGCAGCTATTACTGAGCTCAATTTGATTATTGATCAATTGCAAAAAGGAGTAAACGGGGCCACTGACAATCAGTTGGCCGCCTGGGAAGGGGAAGCTAAATTCCTTAGGGCTTTGTTTCTTTTTGACTTGGTTAAGGTCTATGCCTACATTCCAACAGCAATCTACCAAGAAGGCATAGTGGATCAGGGTGGCATTCCCATGCCAATAACTGCGGTATTCAACGCGGAAATTGCCCAGCTGAACCAATTGCCAAGATCAACAATTTCCCAAAATTATGAACAGATAATCAGTGACCTGACGGATGCTATAAGTCTATTACAGAATAGTCAAAGGCCTGGTCCGCAATTCGCTAATACAGGTGCGGCAGTAGCATTGCTTTCAAGGGTTTCTTTATACAACGGAAATTGGGAAATAGCCTTAAATACGGCCAATGCAGCGTTAAATGCCCCCATAGGTCAAGTACTTTCCGGTCAGGATTATATCAATGGTTGGAGCTCTTCTGTTCATCCAGAATCCATGTTTGAGGTGAGGGTTCAAGTTCCCGGGGAATCCTTAGGGGCAAATACCTCCCTTCAGGCCACATTTTCTACCTTGCTTCAGGTTTCCAATAAAAATATCAGAGGCGGATGGGGAGATTTAATCCCCTCGCCGATAATTTTGAATTTTTTTGGTTTATCAGCCTTTCAGTTAGGTAATCCTGCAACAGATAACAATAATTGGGATGTAAGGAGGAACCAAGATATCCGGTCAAGACTTTATACTACTGGGAATGACCAAAGATTTTCCAGAAGGCAGATTGAATGTATCAAATTCTTGGGAAAAAACGGATTCGATTATGGGGACAATATACCAGTAATCCGCAAATCCGAAATGTTGCTGAATAAGGCAGAGGCCTTGTATCAATTGGGTAGGGAAACTGAGGCCTTGTCTGAATTGAATGATTTTAAATCTTTAAGGGGATTAGAGCCAGTCAATTTGACCAGGCAACAGTTATTGGATGAGATTTTGCTGGAAAGGTTCAAGGAATTTGCCTTTGAAGGTCAGCGGTTTTTTGATTTAAAGCGTTATAGAAAAAATATAGATAAAAGATCCTATTTGGGGCCTAACGCATTGGTAGCTTTCGAGGATTTTAGACTATTGGCACCAATACCCCAGAGGGAAGTTAATTTGAACAGGAATTTAAATCAAAACAGAGGTTATTAA